A genomic stretch from Microbacterium proteolyticum includes:
- a CDS encoding alpha/beta fold hydrolase, with translation MPERDEFSFLPAQAADLHRAVPVVERVGVRLDDGRTLSGLRWGEAPPRVTLLHGAGLNAHTWDTTLLHLDEPALALDLPGHGDSSWRDDAAYVARVLAPDIVAALEAWTDRPQTLVGHSLGGLVAAAATASRPDLVERLVLLDITPGVDPSAGPAQIRAFFAGPTDWASRDDLVDRALAFGLGGSRAAATRGVFHNSRVRADGRVEWKHHFAHLAATAGADTDVTTPDAVRAALADTGWDDIAAVSRPVTLVRGERGFVTSEDAAEFTRHAPDARVRTLATGHNAQEEDPAALAALIRGIVRNEEVAETP, from the coding sequence ATGCCCGAACGCGACGAGTTCTCCTTCCTTCCCGCCCAGGCCGCAGACCTGCACCGCGCCGTGCCGGTCGTGGAGCGGGTCGGAGTGCGGCTCGACGACGGTCGCACGCTGAGCGGCCTGCGCTGGGGTGAGGCGCCGCCGCGGGTGACCCTGCTGCACGGCGCGGGCCTGAACGCCCACACCTGGGACACGACCCTGCTGCACCTGGACGAGCCCGCCCTCGCGCTCGATCTCCCCGGCCACGGCGACTCGTCGTGGCGCGACGACGCCGCCTATGTCGCCCGCGTGCTGGCCCCCGACATCGTCGCCGCCCTGGAAGCGTGGACGGACCGACCGCAGACGCTCGTGGGTCACTCGCTCGGCGGGCTGGTGGCGGCGGCGGCGACGGCATCCCGTCCCGATCTCGTCGAGCGGCTCGTCCTGCTCGACATCACCCCCGGTGTGGACCCGAGTGCCGGACCCGCGCAGATCCGTGCGTTCTTCGCGGGGCCCACCGATTGGGCCTCCCGCGACGACCTCGTCGATCGTGCGTTGGCGTTCGGCCTCGGGGGCTCCCGTGCGGCGGCCACCCGAGGCGTCTTCCACAACTCCCGCGTGCGTGCCGACGGGCGCGTGGAATGGAAGCACCACTTCGCCCACCTCGCAGCGACGGCGGGCGCCGACACCGACGTCACGACCCCGGATGCCGTCCGCGCGGCGCTCGCGGACACGGGCTGGGACGACATCGCCGCGGTGTCCCGTCCGGTCACCCTCGTGCGCGGCGAGCGCGGATTCGTCACGTCGGAAGACGCCGCGGAATTCACCCGGCATGCGCCCGACGCCCGCGTGCGCACCCTCGCCACCGGCCACAATGCGCAAGAGGAGGACCCCGCCGCCCTTGCCGCGCTGATCCGCGGGATTGTGCGGAACGAGGAGGTCGCGGAGACGCCGTGA
- a CDS encoding ABC transporter substrate-binding protein — translation MLRRTALATSALLIGALLLTSCTGSNTAANPTGQPNPDATLTVRLSLEPSNLDIRRTGGAALEQALVDNVYQGLVTRDADQDNAIVPALATEWNVSPDGLTYTFTLRQGVTFHDGSELTANDVVTSLQTAKDDATIADSAALAGVTSIASPDASTIVITLAQPNIDFLFTLTGRAGLVFRSGDTTNLQTAANGTGPFRVDDWNTGQSLTLARYDGYWGERAGVAEVVLDYIPDNNAAVNAAVAGDVDVALEIEPELRSQIEGTGAFTIESGLTTDKGTLAFNNQRAPLTDERVREALRLAIDHDALVETLGSGDTLSGPIPPLDPGYEDLTGTVPFDPDRSRELLAEAGAQNLTLALTIPNVYPGSIATFLVSAFADVGVTLQVKQVDFTAWLQDVYTNKDYDLSFVRHVEARDFGNWADPTYYFGYDNPEVQSLYAQALATTDEQQSADLLAEAARIVSDQDAADWLFLSTPLTAVGSNVANFPKNSLNVRLPLAGVTVSSE, via the coding sequence ATGCTGCGCCGCACTGCTCTCGCCACGAGTGCGCTTCTCATCGGAGCCCTGCTGCTCACCTCCTGCACCGGCTCGAACACCGCCGCGAATCCCACGGGCCAACCGAACCCGGATGCCACCCTGACGGTGCGCCTGTCCCTGGAGCCGTCCAATCTCGACATCCGCCGCACCGGAGGCGCGGCCCTCGAACAGGCGCTCGTCGACAACGTCTACCAGGGGCTCGTCACGCGCGACGCCGATCAGGACAACGCCATCGTCCCCGCCCTCGCCACGGAGTGGAACGTGTCGCCCGACGGCCTCACCTACACCTTCACCCTCCGGCAGGGAGTGACCTTCCACGACGGCAGCGAACTCACCGCGAACGACGTCGTCACCTCGCTGCAGACGGCCAAGGACGACGCGACCATCGCCGACAGCGCCGCTCTGGCGGGGGTCACCTCGATCGCCTCCCCCGACGCCTCGACGATCGTGATCACGCTCGCGCAGCCCAACATCGACTTCCTCTTCACCCTCACCGGCCGTGCGGGGCTCGTCTTCCGCAGCGGCGACACGACCAATCTGCAGACGGCGGCCAATGGCACCGGTCCGTTCCGCGTGGACGACTGGAACACCGGTCAGAGCCTCACCCTCGCCCGTTACGACGGCTACTGGGGCGAGCGGGCCGGTGTGGCCGAGGTCGTGCTCGACTACATCCCCGACAACAACGCCGCCGTCAACGCCGCGGTGGCCGGCGACGTCGACGTGGCGCTCGAGATCGAACCGGAACTCCGGAGTCAGATCGAGGGCACCGGGGCCTTCACGATCGAGTCCGGTCTGACCACCGACAAGGGCACGCTCGCGTTCAACAACCAGCGCGCGCCGCTGACCGACGAGCGCGTGCGCGAAGCCCTGCGCCTCGCGATCGACCATGACGCCCTCGTCGAGACCCTCGGCTCCGGTGACACCCTCTCCGGCCCGATTCCGCCGCTGGACCCCGGATACGAAGACCTCACGGGCACCGTCCCCTTCGACCCCGACCGCTCGCGCGAGCTCCTCGCGGAGGCCGGGGCCCAGAACCTCACGCTCGCGCTGACGATCCCCAACGTCTACCCCGGCTCGATCGCGACCTTCCTGGTGTCGGCGTTCGCCGACGTGGGAGTGACGCTGCAGGTCAAGCAGGTGGACTTCACCGCCTGGTTGCAGGACGTCTACACGAACAAGGACTACGACCTCAGCTTCGTGCGCCACGTCGAAGCCCGCGACTTCGGCAACTGGGCGGACCCCACGTATTACTTCGGGTACGACAACCCCGAGGTGCAGAGCCTGTACGCGCAGGCGCTCGCCACGACCGACGAGCAGCAGTCCGCCGACCTGCTCGCCGAGGCCGCGCGCATCGTCAGCGATCAGGATGCCGCCGACTGGCTGTTCCTCTCCACCCCGCTGACCGCGGTGGGCTCGAACGTGGCGAACTTCCCGAAGAACTCGCTCAACGTGCGCCTGCCCCTGGCGGGCGTGACGGTCTCGTCGGAGTGA
- a CDS encoding ABC transporter permease: protein MIRYALTRLGLLVLGLAVASVLIFVSLRVLPGDVAQLIAGGEATPEQITAVRASLGLDAPLWAQYADWIGGVPRGDLGTSLITGTPVTTELADKARVTVPLAALSLTVALIVGIPFGVLSALGRRRAAGTAMSVVAQALAAVPVVWAGLMLVVVFSVWLGWLPPQGFPRAGWSDPGAALRALILPALTIGVIEGAMLLRFVRSATLQAVGQDYVRTAAAKGLTRTRALLSHGLPNVGLSVITVLGLQIAGIIVGAVVIEQLFTLPGIGRMLVGDVASRDLPKVQGELLALTGIVLIVGFLVDLVHRLLDPRQREVA from the coding sequence GTGATCCGCTACGCGCTGACACGGCTGGGCCTGCTCGTGCTGGGCCTGGCCGTGGCCAGCGTGCTGATCTTCGTCTCGCTGCGCGTCCTCCCCGGCGACGTCGCGCAGCTCATCGCGGGCGGCGAAGCGACTCCCGAGCAGATCACCGCCGTGCGCGCGAGTCTCGGTCTCGACGCACCGCTGTGGGCGCAGTACGCGGACTGGATCGGCGGCGTGCCGCGCGGCGACCTGGGCACCTCCCTCATCACCGGCACCCCGGTGACGACGGAGCTGGCCGACAAGGCACGGGTGACCGTTCCCCTCGCGGCCCTGTCACTCACGGTGGCGCTGATCGTCGGCATCCCGTTCGGGGTGCTGTCGGCTCTCGGTCGCCGCCGTGCGGCCGGCACCGCGATGAGCGTCGTCGCGCAGGCGCTGGCCGCCGTCCCCGTGGTCTGGGCCGGTCTCATGCTCGTCGTGGTGTTCTCGGTGTGGCTGGGTTGGCTCCCGCCGCAGGGTTTCCCACGGGCCGGATGGAGCGACCCCGGCGCGGCGCTGCGCGCGCTGATCCTGCCCGCACTGACCATCGGCGTGATCGAGGGCGCGATGCTCCTGCGCTTCGTGCGCAGTGCCACGTTGCAGGCAGTCGGGCAGGACTACGTGCGCACGGCCGCCGCGAAGGGCTTGACGCGCACGCGCGCTCTCCTCAGCCACGGCCTGCCGAACGTGGGCCTCTCGGTCATCACCGTCCTCGGGCTCCAGATCGCCGGGATCATCGTGGGGGCCGTGGTCATCGAGCAGCTGTTCACCCTCCCCGGTATCGGCCGCATGCTCGTCGGCGATGTCGCCTCCCGCGATCTGCCCAAGGTGCAGGGGGAGCTGCTCGCGCTGACCGGAATCGTGCTCATCGTGGGCTTCCTCGTCGATCTCGTGCACCGGCTCCTCGACCCTCGCCAGCGGGAGGTCGCATGA
- a CDS encoding ABC transporter permease: MKTATRLWSLGTGRFGILIVALVALTAVVSLFWTPFDPAAVDARARWSAPSWPHVLGTDDSGRDIASLLMAGARTTLLVAVGAGVVASVLGLTLAALGSLTARWIRESIAVLVDILIAFPVLIIAMMISAVWGGSLAVVIWAVGIGFGVNIARVTRPELRRVLHSDYVLAGRASGLTTGQNLTRHLLPNVAPVFIVQLSWGMAVAVLAEAGLSYLGFGAPVTQPSWGVLLSDLQGYIAVHPLTVVWPGLAITLTVLGLNLLGDALREAADPTLSERSPSARTHVPGVVA; the protein is encoded by the coding sequence ATGAAAACCGCGACGCGTCTGTGGAGTCTGGGCACCGGCCGGTTCGGCATCCTGATCGTCGCTCTCGTTGCGCTCACAGCCGTCGTCTCGCTGTTCTGGACCCCCTTCGACCCGGCGGCCGTCGACGCTCGCGCGCGCTGGAGCGCCCCCTCGTGGCCGCACGTGCTGGGCACCGACGACAGCGGCCGCGACATCGCCAGCCTGCTCATGGCGGGAGCGCGCACGACGCTCCTCGTCGCCGTCGGCGCCGGTGTGGTCGCGTCGGTCCTGGGCCTCACCCTCGCGGCGCTCGGATCGCTCACCGCCCGGTGGATACGCGAGAGCATCGCCGTTCTCGTCGACATCCTGATCGCCTTCCCCGTGCTCATCATCGCCATGATGATCTCGGCGGTGTGGGGCGGTTCGCTGGCGGTGGTGATCTGGGCCGTCGGCATCGGCTTCGGCGTCAACATCGCACGCGTCACGCGCCCGGAGCTGCGCCGCGTCCTGCACAGCGACTACGTCCTCGCCGGACGCGCCAGCGGCCTGACGACAGGGCAGAACCTCACCCGGCACCTTCTCCCCAACGTCGCACCGGTCTTCATCGTGCAGCTGTCATGGGGCATGGCGGTGGCGGTGCTGGCCGAGGCGGGGCTGTCGTACCTCGGCTTCGGCGCCCCGGTGACCCAGCCCTCGTGGGGCGTCCTGCTGAGCGACCTGCAGGGCTACATCGCCGTGCATCCGCTCACGGTTGTGTGGCCGGGCCTGGCGATCACCCTCACCGTTCTCGGACTCAACCTGCTCGGCGACGCGCTGCGGGAGGCGGCCGATCCGACGCTGTCCGAACGGTCCCCCTCCGCTCGCACGCACGTCCCGGGGGTGGTCGCATGA
- a CDS encoding ATP-binding cassette domain-containing protein → MSLEVTDLRVEIGGRPAVDGISFSVPDGARVGLIGESGSGKSLTALAILGLLPDGARATGSVRWNGREILGLPDRELARLRGEDIGMVFQEPRTALNPIRTVGRQIGESVRIHEGVSRREAMRRAVAEAERVALPDPERIVSRYPHQLSGGQRQRVAIAMALACRPRLLIADEPTTALDVTVQAGVLALLRALVQDAGMSLVFITHDLAVLAQVATHAVVLEHGRIVEQGEVAALLRAPSSPVTRALLRDATATLWHPERTGDAAPVDDARDAVSERTTPSAGDAAPGNPTEERMS, encoded by the coding sequence ATGAGCCTCGAGGTGACCGACCTGCGCGTCGAGATCGGCGGACGCCCCGCCGTCGACGGCATCTCGTTCTCCGTGCCCGACGGCGCGCGCGTCGGGCTCATCGGGGAATCCGGTTCGGGGAAGTCCCTCACGGCCCTCGCCATCCTCGGCCTTCTGCCCGACGGCGCGCGGGCGACCGGCAGCGTCCGATGGAACGGTCGCGAGATCCTCGGGCTCCCCGATCGGGAGCTCGCGCGCCTCCGAGGCGAGGACATCGGGATGGTGTTCCAGGAGCCACGCACGGCCTTGAATCCGATCCGCACGGTGGGCCGTCAGATCGGCGAGTCGGTGCGCATCCACGAGGGCGTCTCGCGCCGCGAGGCGATGCGCCGGGCCGTCGCCGAGGCCGAGCGCGTCGCGCTCCCCGACCCCGAGCGGATCGTCTCGCGCTACCCGCACCAGCTCTCGGGCGGGCAGCGTCAGCGCGTCGCGATCGCGATGGCCCTGGCGTGCCGTCCGCGCCTGCTCATCGCCGACGAGCCGACGACCGCCCTCGATGTGACCGTCCAGGCCGGCGTCCTCGCACTGCTTCGCGCTCTGGTCCAGGATGCCGGCATGTCCCTCGTCTTCATCACCCACGACCTCGCGGTGCTCGCGCAGGTGGCCACCCACGCGGTGGTGCTGGAGCACGGCCGGATCGTCGAGCAGGGCGAGGTCGCCGCGCTCCTGCGCGCGCCGTCGTCGCCGGTCACCCGGGCACTGCTGCGCGACGCGACGGCGACGCTCTGGCATCCCGAACGGACCGGGGATGCCGCGCCGGTCGACGACGCGCGCGACGCGGTGTCGGAGCGCACCACGCCGTCGGCGGGCGACGCCGCCCCCGGGAACCCGACCGAGGAGCGGATGTCGTGA
- a CDS encoding ABC transporter ATP-binding protein gives MTETLIRARGLSRDYPAPRSRGFGRAERTPALADADLSVLAGSAVGIIGESGSGKSTLVRLLLGLDAPSAGTVEVEGRTVDARGSARSLHWLRRATGVVFQDPYSSLDPRMNVGRIVGEPLWALGIEGDRRARVREVLEQVGLEAGMAARFPHEFSGGQRQRIALARAIVHRPRILVGDEPLSALDVTVRAQILRLLAGLRADDGLTLVLVSHDIGVVQNVCDQVVVMKDGRIVEQGPTEKVLLQPQAAYTRRLLASIPTLPG, from the coding sequence GTGACCGAGACGCTCATCCGAGCGCGCGGGCTCTCCCGCGACTACCCGGCGCCCCGATCGAGGGGTTTCGGTCGAGCCGAGCGCACGCCGGCTCTCGCCGACGCCGATCTGTCGGTGCTCGCCGGCTCCGCGGTCGGCATCATCGGAGAGTCGGGCTCGGGCAAATCGACCCTCGTGCGCCTGCTGCTCGGCCTCGACGCGCCCTCCGCCGGCACGGTCGAGGTCGAGGGACGCACCGTGGACGCACGCGGCTCGGCGCGTTCTTTGCACTGGCTCCGCCGGGCGACCGGCGTCGTGTTCCAAGACCCGTACTCCTCGCTCGACCCGCGCATGAACGTGGGGCGCATCGTGGGGGAACCCCTGTGGGCGCTGGGCATCGAAGGCGACCGCCGGGCGCGTGTGCGCGAGGTGCTGGAGCAGGTCGGGCTCGAAGCGGGAATGGCCGCGCGCTTCCCGCACGAATTCTCGGGCGGGCAGCGCCAGCGCATCGCGCTGGCGCGGGCCATCGTGCACCGTCCGCGCATCCTCGTCGGCGATGAGCCCCTGTCGGCCCTGGATGTCACCGTGCGGGCGCAGATCCTGCGCCTGCTCGCCGGTCTCCGCGCCGACGACGGACTGACCCTCGTGCTCGTCTCGCACGACATCGGGGTGGTGCAGAACGTGTGCGACCAGGTCGTCGTCATGAAGGACGGCCGCATCGTGGAGCAGGGCCCCACCGAGAAGGTGCTGCTGCAGCCCCAGGCGGCCTACACGCGCCGCCTGCTGGCATCCATTCCGACGCTGCCGGGCTGA
- a CDS encoding TetR/AcrR family transcriptional regulator: MESSRDDLRARLVAAARAELDEHGRGRVSLRAVARRAGVSHAAPAYSFGDRAGMLSAVAAEGFAQLAAELDAPVPEDTSALAELGTRYVAFAQRNPALYDLMFRPDEVDETAPDLIAARQASLRALIAATGGAEEGNPTALTVISWALAHGLASLDAQGAIGSLTTDATPANLLAVYARVVEVSH, translated from the coding sequence ATGGAGTCTTCTCGAGACGATCTGCGCGCCCGACTCGTTGCCGCCGCGCGCGCAGAGCTGGATGAGCACGGTCGCGGGCGCGTGAGTCTGCGCGCGGTGGCGCGCCGTGCCGGAGTGTCGCACGCAGCACCCGCGTACAGCTTCGGCGACCGGGCCGGCATGCTGTCGGCCGTCGCCGCCGAGGGATTTGCCCAGCTCGCAGCCGAGCTCGACGCCCCTGTGCCGGAGGACACTTCCGCTCTCGCGGAACTCGGAACGCGGTACGTGGCGTTCGCGCAGCGGAACCCGGCCCTCTACGACCTGATGTTCCGCCCGGACGAGGTCGACGAAACCGCCCCCGACCTCATCGCCGCTCGACAGGCTTCGCTGCGCGCGCTCATCGCGGCCACTGGCGGGGCGGAGGAGGGGAACCCGACGGCGCTGACGGTGATCAGCTGGGCACTCGCACACGGGCTCGCCTCGCTCGACGCGCAAGGGGCGATCGGGTCACTCACCACCGACGCGACACCGGCGAACCTCCTCGCGGTCTACGCACGCGTCGTGGAGGTCTCCCACTGA
- a CDS encoding TetR/AcrR family transcriptional regulator: protein MYVKEDVVPRASAADAALTADSILRAATDAFAEAGYQRASVGQIAGAAGVTRGAVHHHFSDKLGLFQAVVRAGHERVAAAIVARASTQSADPRAALRAGCHAFVDAITGDAAARILLVEGPAVLGWSTWRALDASTSMKELQEAVQEVTDGDALALTRLLSGAMNEGVLWLIETPENADARASVHRALDRLIDAL from the coding sequence ATGTACGTAAAGGAAGACGTCGTGCCCCGTGCCTCCGCCGCTGATGCCGCTCTGACAGCCGACTCCATCCTCCGCGCCGCCACTGATGCGTTCGCGGAGGCGGGTTACCAGAGGGCGTCGGTGGGCCAGATCGCCGGGGCCGCGGGGGTCACCCGCGGAGCCGTGCACCACCACTTCTCAGACAAGCTCGGCCTGTTCCAAGCGGTCGTGCGAGCCGGTCACGAGAGAGTGGCTGCCGCTATCGTCGCGCGGGCCAGCACGCAGTCCGCGGATCCTCGCGCCGCTCTGCGGGCAGGCTGTCACGCCTTCGTCGACGCCATCACTGGTGACGCCGCGGCGCGCATCTTGCTCGTTGAGGGGCCTGCCGTTTTGGGCTGGTCGACGTGGCGCGCTCTCGACGCTTCGACGTCGATGAAGGAGCTTCAGGAGGCCGTGCAGGAGGTTACGGACGGCGACGCCCTCGCGCTCACACGCCTCCTCTCTGGGGCTATGAACGAGGGCGTTCTCTGGCTCATCGAAACACCCGAGAACGCCGACGCTCGCGCTTCGGTACACCGCGCGCTCGATCGGCTGATAGACGCGCTGTAG
- a CDS encoding VOC family protein — MKSFYPVVQVENPSEVAQVFVECFGFEETFATDWYISLRNGVHELAVLDATHETIPEGFRSACRGVLLNIEVDDASAQFSRLRVSGLPVRLALRDEPFGQRHFIVEVPGGILVDIIEEIPPAAEFAAAFA; from the coding sequence ATGAAGAGCTTTTACCCGGTCGTTCAGGTTGAGAACCCCTCTGAGGTGGCGCAGGTATTCGTCGAGTGCTTCGGTTTCGAGGAGACTTTCGCGACCGATTGGTATATCAGCCTCCGCAACGGCGTTCACGAGCTCGCGGTCCTCGACGCCACACACGAGACCATCCCCGAGGGATTCCGCTCTGCGTGCCGTGGCGTCCTGCTCAACATTGAGGTGGACGACGCGAGCGCCCAGTTCTCTCGATTGCGCGTCTCCGGCCTCCCCGTCCGGCTTGCGCTTCGAGACGAGCCATTCGGTCAGCGACACTTCATCGTGGAAGTCCCGGGTGGCATCCTCGTCGACATCATCGAGGAGATCCCGCCTGCTGCGGAGTTCGCCGCAGCGTTCGCGTAG
- a CDS encoding DUF3500 domain-containing protein, with the protein MHLLNPVSLFRRNTDSAAGRKRANPVVTLGAGIAIMSMALAGCATTVEATNTATPTTSVSASASATATTTTTTDSDGTSATTTAETIADTAAAAEAFLATLSDEQRDAVLYAYDDETKTTSWSNFPITFVERAGLNLADLTDEQKTAALKVLESLLSDEAYETVSNIMAGDTYLSEYSSSTDADVLGQYYIAFFGDPSDTTAFEVQFGGHHLGINATLDGSTDAITFAPTHLGMQPADFTDDSGTEIQSFQYIYSDAFAFFDSLTAEQQATLTSGDVTMCAPGDTCDYPTGSGLTGADLTDEQKQLLLNLIANWAGMADEQTTADALAKIEATLDTTVIAWSGETVYDMTTGNGINFSISGPNVYIAFQAQQGSAGADVDGVTTSGWGHVHTIYRDPTNDYANSVTQQAATGMGGGPGGAAPAA; encoded by the coding sequence ATGCACCTCCTCAACCCTGTCTCCCTGTTCCGCCGCAACACCGATTCCGCTGCCGGTCGCAAGCGCGCCAACCCGGTCGTCACCCTCGGCGCCGGCATCGCCATCATGTCGATGGCTCTCGCCGGCTGCGCGACGACCGTCGAGGCCACCAACACCGCGACCCCGACGACCTCCGTCTCCGCCTCGGCATCCGCCACCGCAACGACGACCACGACCACCGATAGCGACGGCACGTCGGCCACCACGACGGCGGAGACGATCGCCGACACCGCCGCCGCGGCCGAGGCGTTCCTCGCGACCCTCAGCGATGAGCAGCGCGACGCGGTGCTGTACGCCTACGACGACGAGACGAAGACCACGTCCTGGTCGAATTTCCCCATCACGTTCGTCGAGCGTGCGGGCCTGAACCTCGCCGACCTCACCGACGAGCAGAAGACCGCCGCGCTGAAGGTGCTCGAGTCGCTGCTCAGCGACGAGGCGTACGAGACCGTCAGCAACATCATGGCCGGCGACACTTATCTCTCGGAGTACTCCAGCTCCACCGACGCCGACGTGCTGGGGCAGTACTACATCGCCTTCTTCGGCGACCCCTCCGACACCACCGCGTTCGAGGTGCAGTTCGGTGGGCACCACCTCGGCATCAACGCCACCCTCGACGGCTCCACGGATGCCATCACCTTCGCCCCCACCCACCTCGGCATGCAGCCGGCCGACTTCACCGACGACTCCGGCACCGAGATCCAGTCGTTCCAATACATCTACAGCGACGCCTTCGCCTTCTTCGACAGCCTCACCGCCGAGCAGCAGGCCACCCTCACCTCCGGTGATGTCACCATGTGCGCCCCCGGCGACACCTGCGACTACCCCACAGGGTCGGGTCTGACCGGCGCCGACCTCACCGACGAGCAGAAGCAGCTGCTGCTGAACCTCATCGCCAACTGGGCGGGCATGGCCGACGAGCAGACCACCGCCGACGCCCTGGCGAAGATCGAGGCCACCCTCGACACGACCGTCATCGCCTGGTCGGGCGAAACGGTCTACGACATGACCACCGGAAACGGCATCAACTTCTCCATCTCCGGACCCAACGTCTACATCGCCTTCCAAGCCCAGCAGGGCTCCGCCGGCGCCGACGTCGACGGCGTCACCACCTCCGGCTGGGGACACGTACACACCATCTACCGCGACCCCACCAACGACTACGCCAACAGCGTCACCCAGCAAGCCGCCACCGGCATGGGCGGCGGCCCCGGCGGCGCAGCCCCCGCCGCCTGA
- a CDS encoding M4 family metallopeptidase, with protein sequence MIAGIVPPFLLDRLAQTDDPRLARAAAAARKTLAVPRPPRPTRTRLRLSIDGDALVAEAVPAPDRIISDAGNTENLPGRRVRSEDDPPSGDSAVDEAYDGLGATYDFFWDAFARDGIDAAGGSLLATVHFGDDYDNAFWNGERMVFGDGDGEVFVGFTRSLSVIAHELGHGVTEAAGGLEYQGQSGALNESLSDVFGALAEQHHLGQTADEATWLIGEGIFAPDVQGEALRSMKAPGTAYDDDVLGRDPQPGHMRDYVETEDDNGGVHINSGIPNRAFYLVAVALGGNAWERAGLIWYRTLTAGTLSPTSDFTAFAAATLAAAAAEYGEESEEVAAVRAAWAGVGVVEDAAA encoded by the coding sequence ATGATCGCCGGCATCGTTCCCCCGTTCCTGCTCGACCGTCTCGCGCAGACCGATGACCCCCGTCTCGCACGGGCGGCAGCGGCCGCCCGGAAGACGCTGGCCGTACCGCGTCCTCCCCGACCGACGCGCACGCGACTGCGCCTTTCCATCGACGGCGACGCCCTCGTCGCCGAGGCCGTCCCCGCCCCCGACCGCATCATCTCCGACGCCGGCAACACCGAGAACCTGCCCGGGCGGCGTGTGCGCAGCGAAGACGACCCGCCCAGCGGCGATTCCGCCGTCGACGAGGCGTACGACGGGCTGGGGGCCACGTACGACTTCTTCTGGGACGCCTTCGCGCGCGACGGGATCGACGCCGCGGGCGGCTCGCTGCTGGCCACGGTCCATTTCGGCGACGACTACGACAACGCGTTCTGGAACGGCGAGCGCATGGTCTTCGGCGACGGGGACGGCGAGGTGTTCGTCGGGTTCACCCGCTCCCTCAGCGTCATCGCGCACGAACTCGGCCACGGGGTGACCGAGGCCGCCGGCGGGCTGGAGTACCAGGGTCAGTCCGGCGCGCTGAACGAGTCGTTGTCCGACGTGTTCGGCGCGCTGGCGGAGCAGCATCACCTCGGGCAGACGGCCGATGAGGCGACGTGGCTCATCGGGGAGGGCATCTTCGCCCCCGATGTGCAGGGCGAGGCCCTCAGGTCGATGAAGGCGCCCGGCACGGCTTACGACGACGACGTGCTCGGCCGAGACCCTCAGCCGGGTCACATGCGCGACTACGTCGAGACGGAAGACGACAACGGCGGCGTGCACATCAACTCCGGCATCCCCAATCGCGCGTTCTACCTCGTCGCTGTCGCTCTCGGCGGAAACGCGTGGGAACGAGCGGGGCTCATCTGGTACCGCACCCTGACGGCGGGCACGCTCTCCCCCACCTCCGACTTCACGGCGTTCGCCGCCGCCACCCTCGCCGCGGCCGCCGCGGAGTACGGTGAGGAGTCGGAGGAGGTCGCCGCCGTCCGCGCCGCATGGGCCGGAGTCGGCGTCGTGGAGGATGCCGCAGCCTGA
- a CDS encoding protealysin inhibitor emfourin, with protein MPQPEADDAERLAIIVVRSGGLAGLSKQWRAEADADHASRWRELVEQCPWDAASSPAPGADRYQWRIEVHRGGAPVHQARLADGQVQGPWRTLVDEVRQAAPPARAAR; from the coding sequence ATGCCGCAGCCTGAAGCCGACGACGCGGAGCGTCTCGCGATCATCGTGGTGCGCTCGGGCGGCCTTGCCGGTCTGTCGAAGCAATGGCGGGCTGAGGCCGACGCGGATCACGCCTCGCGGTGGCGCGAACTCGTCGAACAATGTCCCTGGGACGCCGCATCGTCACCGGCCCCGGGCGCCGACCGATACCAGTGGCGCATCGAGGTGCACCGAGGCGGAGCCCCCGTGCATCAGGCGCGTTTGGCCGACGGGCAAGTCCAGGGGCCGTGGCGCACGCTCGTCGACGAGGTCCGACAGGCCGCCCCGCCCGCGCGCGCTGCGCGCTGA